The Clostridioides sp. ES-S-0010-02 genome window below encodes:
- a CDS encoding alpha-mannosidase, producing MIKAHIVNHTHWDREWYFTSGDALVLSEQLFTDIIDELERNPDVSFVLDGQLSILDDYTQVHKEKIESIKKLIEEKRLYIGPWFTQTDAFFARGESILRNLMIGIFESKKYGEYMKIGYLPDTFGFNAQMPILLRHVGIDNIFFWRGIHLGKQVQSPYFKWKSLNGEKYIYAVNMPHGYGTGMLLEPSPKYVNGRLDPAIDFIKSYSDVEEVLIPSGNDQLNIIGDFKNKVEEINNIGKYSYITSSYQDFLKYVKSIESLESYRGEFREPVLARIHKSIGSSRMDIKLACDKLENKLIKRIEPLLVIAKKSGIEISNQLLINTWKKLLEGQAHDSLAGCVTDTVTDDILHRIREANEICDSIENTIVKKISEGLKLSQNDVLVFNSEAKRFNGYKEIQVVSDSKNICFKENLDATIIEETYIQPRENVLEETPAGNIFIEEPGYYILKVRINIQLPALGYKVISFETSNKEMLSLSESNDTFISNDKYKVIYKDGSLDLQLKDGTYISNFLTLKDSGNAGDTYDFSPLQDDDEIELLFNNVSTKRTLGYEKIVVEGTTLLPLTLEDRKDKNLNGKLNVRASIILSKDNPLIEVKLHVNNTICNHRLRVHVKTDINDNKNIASLPFGYITRENGVLSNWENTYSEMPIDLEPLESNITLTNDKRSCTVFTRGIKEYQHVNDEIALTLLATTDELGKPDLLYRPGRASGDTTKKGHIRIKTEKAQILREVEFSFAIYMSSKSFDESEVASLTHNYLQESINYQLQDYNFFLYRIDNKIQRSIVEKSVNRELEIISLPENYLVSACYLSYYDKEKFVIRLENPTSEKLILDEQIFKDRNGKVINAIEELEEQQIYEIAPFEVISILLDL from the coding sequence ATGATAAAAGCACATATTGTTAATCATACACACTGGGACAGAGAGTGGTATTTTACTTCTGGAGATGCATTAGTACTTAGTGAGCAATTATTTACAGATATAATTGATGAGTTAGAGCGTAATCCAGATGTAAGTTTTGTACTTGATGGACAACTTTCTATTTTGGATGATTATACACAAGTACATAAAGAAAAAATAGAAAGTATTAAAAAATTAATAGAAGAAAAAAGATTATATATCGGACCATGGTTTACACAAACAGATGCATTCTTCGCTAGAGGGGAATCTATTTTAAGAAATTTAATGATTGGAATATTTGAAAGTAAAAAGTATGGTGAGTATATGAAAATCGGGTATTTACCAGATACCTTTGGTTTTAATGCACAGATGCCTATTTTATTAAGACATGTAGGGATTGATAATATTTTCTTTTGGAGGGGTATCCACTTAGGAAAGCAAGTTCAATCACCGTATTTTAAATGGAAAAGTTTAAATGGAGAAAAGTATATATATGCTGTAAATATGCCACATGGATATGGAACTGGTATGCTTTTAGAACCTTCACCAAAGTATGTCAATGGACGATTAGACCCCGCTATTGATTTTATTAAATCATATAGTGATGTAGAAGAGGTATTAATACCTTCAGGAAATGACCAATTAAATATAATAGGTGATTTTAAAAATAAAGTTGAAGAGATTAATAATATTGGAAAGTATTCTTATATAACAAGTTCATATCAAGACTTTTTGAAATATGTAAAATCCATAGAATCATTAGAAAGCTACAGAGGTGAATTTAGAGAACCAGTGCTTGCAAGAATACATAAATCAATTGGTTCTAGTAGAATGGATATAAAATTAGCATGTGATAAACTTGAAAATAAATTAATTAAGAGAATAGAGCCATTACTAGTAATTGCTAAAAAGAGTGGAATAGAAATAAGCAATCAATTATTAATAAACACATGGAAAAAGCTTTTAGAGGGGCAAGCTCATGATAGTTTGGCTGGTTGTGTAACTGATACTGTAACAGATGATATTCTTCACCGTATAAGAGAAGCTAATGAAATCTGTGATAGTATTGAAAACACTATTGTAAAGAAAATTTCAGAAGGGCTTAAGTTATCTCAAAATGATGTATTAGTGTTTAATTCAGAAGCTAAAAGATTTAATGGATATAAAGAAATACAAGTAGTGAGTGATAGTAAAAATATTTGTTTTAAAGAAAATTTAGATGCTACTATAATTGAAGAAACTTACATACAACCAAGAGAAAATGTATTGGAAGAGACACCTGCTGGTAATATATTTATTGAAGAACCAGGTTATTATATACTAAAAGTAAGAATAAATATACAACTTCCTGCACTTGGTTATAAAGTTATTAGTTTTGAAACAAGTAATAAAGAGATGTTGTCACTTAGTGAGTCTAATGATACCTTTATATCTAACGATAAATACAAGGTAATATATAAAGATGGAAGCTTGGATTTACAACTTAAAGATGGAACTTATATATCAAACTTTTTAACTTTAAAAGATAGCGGAAATGCAGGAGATACTTATGATTTCTCACCATTACAAGACGATGACGAGATAGAACTTTTGTTTAATAATGTTTCGACAAAAAGAACATTAGGATATGAAAAGATAGTAGTTGAAGGTACAACTTTACTACCACTTACATTGGAAGATAGAAAAGATAAAAATCTCAATGGAAAATTAAATGTAAGAGCTAGCATTATTTTATCAAAAGATAATCCATTGATAGAGGTAAAACTTCATGTCAACAATACAATATGTAATCATAGATTACGTGTTCATGTAAAAACGGATATAAATGATAATAAAAATATAGCATCATTACCATTTGGATATATAACAAGAGAAAATGGGGTTTTAAGTAATTGGGAAAATACTTATAGTGAAATGCCTATAGATTTAGAACCTTTGGAAAGTAATATTACACTTACTAATGATAAGAGAAGTTGTACTGTCTTTACTAGAGGAATAAAGGAGTATCAACATGTCAATGATGAAATAGCGTTGACTTTACTTGCTACTACAGATGAATTAGGAAAACCTGATTTATTATATAGACCAGGACGTGCTTCTGGAGATACCACTAAAAAGGGACATATCAGAATTAAAACTGAAAAGGCACAAATACTTAGAGAAGTAGAGTTTTCATTTGCAATATATATGAGTTCTAAATCTTTTGATGAATCAGAAGTTGCAAGTTTAACTCATAACTATTTGCAAGAATCTATAAATTATCAATTACAGGATTATAACTTCTTTTTATATCGTATAGATAATAAGATTCAAAGGTCAATTGTTGAAAAATCTGTGAACAGAGAGTTAGAGATAATATCTTTACCAGAAAATTATCTTGTATCAGCATGTTATCTTTCTTACTATGATAAAGAGAAGTTTGTAATAAGGTTAGAAAATCCAACAAGTGAGAAGTTGATATTAGATGAGCAAATATTTAAAGATAGAAACGGGAAAGTTATAAATGCAATAGAAGAATTAGAGGAACAACAAATATATGAAATAGCACCTTTTGAAGTTATTTCAATATTATTAGATTTATAA
- a CDS encoding transcription antiterminator — protein sequence MLTDMIQNREIRIIKFLLKEGHTTVKAIADDLDVSEKTVSKSLKEVEIVLKKIGLSLVRKPKIGVYIEGDLRKILPYLDNKGSQIPTTREERVIYIYSILLKSNDYITIQQLSEELYISRGTIERDLAEVEKLLKSEGVSIYKKPSKGIKLNISERDKRQLTAKFIHKFWSRNWYIKQEQESFYQAFEKIQADVNGIFFEDDLSIIIEILRTFSEERKFEFSDYEFQSLVIHLAIAVERIRKGEYIEENLYTNKIENNQMPNTNYLAKQLEEKFSILLPNSEIGYINLHLVAADQHRNTTELKSNSSKPYEANTNNISNLREIIKNTLYKTAYDKDLIDGLTTHIHSSINRLTYGLSIKNPYVNTIKQNFSLSFEQALNLKKVIEFIYDIRINDDECAYIALHFEAFRERMKELPQSIRVILVCSTGLGSSRLLSARLKKYFPMVKIEKILSVQELVSSKIDADLVISTIYLELETIPTIVVSPILNENDIRTLEKNIQNVPRTTSGKSKSFKKLIFEENILLNIEASDYEDVIRCITDNLIKRGYAKEGIAESAIERENLSYTSFQYIATPHANPSYIKKSNISVATLKNPIIWGNENVEVVFFISLENDKNLELDEIYEVFYDFIDNKKNINNILSATSPKEVYDLLMEENI from the coding sequence ATGTTAACTGATATGATTCAAAATCGTGAAATTAGAATAATAAAGTTTTTATTAAAAGAAGGTCATACAACTGTTAAAGCAATAGCAGATGATTTAGATGTTTCAGAAAAAACAGTTTCAAAATCTCTCAAAGAAGTAGAAATAGTACTTAAAAAGATAGGTCTTTCTCTAGTGAGAAAACCTAAAATAGGTGTTTATATTGAAGGAGATTTAAGAAAAATACTTCCTTACCTAGATAATAAAGGAAGTCAAATTCCTACAACAAGAGAGGAGAGAGTTATATATATATACTCAATTTTGTTAAAAAGTAATGATTATATTACTATACAACAACTTTCTGAAGAATTATATATAAGTCGAGGAACAATTGAAAGAGATTTAGCTGAGGTTGAAAAATTACTAAAAAGTGAAGGAGTTTCTATATATAAGAAACCTAGTAAAGGAATTAAATTGAATATAAGTGAAAGAGACAAAAGACAGCTTACTGCTAAGTTTATACATAAATTTTGGAGTAGAAATTGGTATATTAAGCAAGAACAAGAAAGTTTTTATCAAGCTTTTGAGAAGATACAAGCAGATGTGAATGGTATCTTTTTTGAGGATGATTTATCTATCATTATTGAGATTCTTAGAACTTTTAGTGAGGAAAGAAAATTTGAGTTTTCTGATTATGAATTTCAATCACTGGTTATTCATTTAGCTATAGCAGTAGAAAGAATTAGAAAAGGTGAATATATAGAAGAAAATTTATATACTAATAAGATAGAAAATAATCAAATGCCAAATACAAATTATCTAGCAAAGCAACTAGAAGAAAAATTTTCAATATTATTGCCAAATTCTGAAATTGGATATATAAATCTGCACTTAGTAGCTGCTGACCAGCATAGAAACACTACTGAACTAAAAAGTAATTCAAGTAAACCTTATGAAGCGAATACAAACAATATCTCAAATCTTCGAGAAATTATCAAAAATACATTGTATAAGACAGCCTATGATAAAGATTTAATTGATGGATTAACTACACATATACATTCGTCGATAAATAGATTGACATATGGTCTTAGTATCAAAAACCCATATGTAAATACAATTAAGCAAAACTTTTCTCTATCATTTGAACAAGCTTTAAACTTGAAAAAAGTAATTGAATTTATATATGATATTCGAATAAATGATGACGAATGTGCTTATATAGCACTACATTTTGAAGCTTTTAGAGAAAGAATGAAAGAACTACCACAAAGCATTAGGGTAATTCTAGTATGTAGTACAGGGTTAGGTTCTTCTAGGTTATTATCTGCAAGGTTAAAAAAATACTTCCCTATGGTAAAGATTGAAAAGATACTTTCTGTCCAAGAATTAGTATCTAGTAAAATTGATGCAGATTTAGTAATCAGTACTATTTATTTAGAATTAGAAACTATTCCAACTATAGTAGTTAGCCCTATTTTAAATGAAAATGATATAAGAACTTTAGAGAAAAACATACAAAATGTTCCAAGAACTACTTCTGGAAAATCTAAATCTTTTAAAAAGTTAATATTTGAGGAAAATATTTTGTTAAATATTGAGGCATCAGATTATGAAGATGTAATTAGATGTATAACAGATAACTTAATAAAAAGAGGTTATGCGAAAGAAGGTATAGCTGAAAGTGCAATTGAAAGAGAAAATTTATCTTACACATCTTTTCAATATATAGCTACACCTCATGCTAATCCTAGTTATATTAAAAAATCTAATATATCTGTTGCAACTTTAAAAAATCCTATTATATGGGGAAATGAAAATGTAGAAGTTGTTTTCTTTATTTCATTAGAAAATGACAAAAATTTGGAGCTTGATGAAATATATGAAGTTTTTTATGACTTCATTGACAATAAAAAAAATATAAATAACATATTAAGTGCAACTTCACCAAAAGAAGTGTACGATTTGCTAATGGAGGAGAATATATAG
- a CDS encoding PTS fructose transporter subunit IIB: MKRKIIAVTACATGVAHTYMAAQALKKASKKMGHLIKVETQGATGIDNELTEKDAQIAEVVIFAVDTKVRNAERFEGKEILEVPVNAPIKDAEKVINDALKLIDTK; encoded by the coding sequence ATGAAAAGAAAAATTATAGCAGTAACAGCATGTGCAACAGGGGTTGCACATACATATATGGCAGCACAAGCATTAAAGAAGGCTTCAAAAAAAATGGGTCATCTTATAAAAGTTGAAACACAAGGAGCAACTGGAATTGACAATGAATTAACTGAAAAAGATGCGCAAATTGCAGAAGTAGTAATATTTGCTGTAGATACTAAAGTTAGAAATGCTGAACGTTTTGAAGGCAAAGAAATATTAGAAGTACCAGTTAATGCACCTATAAAAGATGCAGAAAAGGTAATCAATGATGCACTAAAGTTAATTGACACTAAATAA
- a CDS encoding sugar uptake protein: MLTIIIALLPVIGWGLMPIAANLKKSSPYEQLLGTSISAFIFSTIITLVMHPEITFFSFCVSMISGIFWSLGQLMQFKAIQIASVSKVMPISNGSQLTFTTLLAVILFNEWTSSKMFLIGTLSILCIIIGILLTNYQTKKSTNSNMLKCIGVTLLSSLFLALYVVANQIFSIEGYRIILPQSVGMLITASIIVKYFSRETLHKENVLFNLITGVLWSIANLGMFITTNTLGVTISFSISQSCVIVATLGGIIFFKEKKNKREWLAIFLGIILIMFGVFMLSTIK, from the coding sequence ATGCTGACAATAATTATTGCATTACTTCCTGTAATAGGGTGGGGATTAATGCCCATAGCTGCAAACCTCAAAAAAAGTTCTCCCTACGAACAACTTTTAGGTACCTCTATAAGTGCGTTTATATTTTCCACTATAATAACTTTGGTTATGCATCCTGAGATTACATTTTTTTCATTTTGTGTGAGTATGATTTCTGGGATATTTTGGAGTTTAGGTCAGTTAATGCAGTTTAAAGCAATTCAAATTGCTAGTGTATCTAAAGTAATGCCAATTTCAAATGGTTCACAATTAACTTTTACAACTTTACTAGCTGTAATCTTATTTAATGAATGGACTAGTTCTAAAATGTTTTTGATTGGCACCTTATCAATCTTATGTATAATAATAGGTATACTTCTCACAAATTATCAAACAAAAAAATCTACTAATAGCAATATGTTGAAATGTATTGGAGTTACATTATTATCATCCTTGTTTTTAGCATTATATGTTGTAGCTAATCAAATATTTTCAATTGAAGGATATAGAATTATATTGCCTCAATCTGTTGGAATGTTAATAACTGCATCAATTATTGTTAAGTATTTTTCTAGAGAGACTTTACATAAGGAAAATGTTTTATTTAATCTAATTACTGGAGTATTGTGGTCAATAGCAAATTTAGGTATGTTTATTACAACCAATACTTTGGGAGTTACGATAAGTTTTTCTATTTCTCAGAGTTGTGTTATAGTAGCTACTTTAGGAGGAATTATCTTCTTTAAAGAAAAGAAAAATAAAAGAGAGTGGCTTGCTATTTTTCTTGGAATAATCTTAATCATGTTTGGTGTTTTTATGTTAAGCACAATAAAATAG
- a CDS encoding PTS sugar transporter subunit IIA, whose translation MKISDVLKEEQIVFNLDATTKEETIKKLSSIFVENGIVDNEEEYVKSVLEREEHATTGIGNGIAIPHGKSDAVKKSSIIFAKSKNKIEWEALDEKPVDSIFLLAISNIDKDSNHLVLLSKLATKLMDDDNVDALKLADSAQEVIKIFNEGEM comes from the coding sequence GTGAAAATATCAGATGTATTGAAGGAAGAGCAGATTGTTTTTAATCTTGATGCAACTACCAAGGAAGAAACAATAAAAAAATTAAGTAGTATATTTGTTGAAAATGGGATTGTGGATAATGAAGAAGAATATGTTAAGTCTGTTTTAGAAAGAGAAGAACATGCAACTACAGGTATTGGGAATGGTATTGCTATTCCTCATGGGAAAAGTGATGCTGTTAAGAAATCTTCTATAATATTTGCAAAATCCAAAAATAAAATTGAATGGGAAGCCTTAGATGAAAAACCAGTAGATAGCATTTTCTTGTTGGCTATAAGTAACATTGATAAAGACAGTAACCACCTTGTCTTATTGTCTAAATTGGCAACTAAGTTAATGGATGATGACAATGTGGATGCATTAAAATTAGCTGATTCAGCACAAGAAGTAATTAAAATATTTAATGAGGGAGAAATGTAG
- a CDS encoding NAD(P)/FAD-dependent oxidoreductase, which yields MKKTFDAIIIGFGKGGKTLAGDLANRGLKVALVEKSNKMYGGTCINVACIPTKSLENSANNVKNINSWNDAQIEYAKAIEKKETLVTKLREANYNKLNSNDNVTIFTGMATFIDENTVEVKTENEVYELVSENIFINTGSKSFIPNIKGIENNKIVYNSESLMNLRTLPKKMTIIGAGFIGLEFAGIYSSFGTEVTILNSNNGILPNEDIEDSEEIIKLLEKRNVKIINNAKVKEIKEVSNLATVEYDINSELKEITSDIILVATGRKANTEGLGLENAGIELNERGFIKVSDNLKTNKKHIWAIGDINGGPQFTYISLDDYRIIINQLFGNKTRTTSNRKNIPNAIFISPAFSRVGLNVKQAKEKGYDVLVAKMPVEAIPRAKQIGKTDGFIKIVIDKNSNKILGASMICEDSSEIIHLIQLAVDLEVEYTYLRDRVYAHPTMTEALNDVLSPNMIKEV from the coding sequence ATGAAAAAAACATTTGATGCAATAATAATAGGATTTGGAAAAGGTGGAAAGACATTAGCAGGAGATTTAGCTAATAGAGGATTAAAGGTAGCTTTAGTAGAAAAGTCAAATAAAATGTATGGAGGAACATGTATAAATGTAGCATGTATCCCAACTAAAAGCTTAGAAAATTCAGCAAACAATGTAAAAAATATAAACTCTTGGAATGATGCACAAATCGAATATGCAAAAGCTATAGAAAAAAAAGAAACTTTGGTTACAAAGCTTAGAGAAGCTAACTATAATAAATTAAATTCAAATGATAATGTAACTATATTTACAGGAATGGCGACTTTTATTGATGAAAATACAGTAGAAGTAAAAACTGAAAATGAAGTTTATGAATTAGTATCAGAGAATATATTTATCAATACTGGCTCAAAATCATTTATACCTAATATAAAAGGTATTGAAAACAATAAGATAGTATATAATAGTGAATCTCTTATGAATTTAAGAACCTTACCTAAAAAAATGACAATTATAGGTGCTGGGTTTATAGGTTTAGAATTTGCAGGCATCTATAGTTCCTTTGGAACAGAAGTTACAATATTAAATTCAAATAATGGGATTTTACCAAATGAAGATATTGAAGATTCAGAAGAAATAATAAAATTACTTGAAAAGAGAAATGTAAAAATTATAAATAATGCAAAGGTAAAAGAGATTAAGGAAGTTTCTAATTTAGCTACAGTAGAATATGATATAAATAGTGAATTAAAGGAAATAACAAGTGATATAATACTTGTTGCTACAGGTAGAAAAGCAAATACTGAAGGTTTAGGACTTGAAAATGCAGGCATAGAGTTAAATGAAAGAGGATTTATTAAAGTATCAGATAACCTTAAAACTAATAAAAAACACATATGGGCTATAGGAGATATAAATGGAGGTCCTCAATTTACTTATATATCACTAGATGACTATCGTATAATAATCAATCAATTATTTGGAAATAAGACTAGAACGACTAGTAATAGAAAAAATATACCAAATGCTATATTCATAAGTCCAGCATTTTCAAGAGTTGGTCTTAATGTTAAACAAGCAAAGGAAAAAGGATATGATGTATTAGTAGCAAAGATGCCAGTTGAGGCAATTCCAAGAGCTAAACAAATTGGAAAGACAGATGGATTTATAAAAATCGTAATAGATAAAAATTCCAATAAGATACTTGGTGCTAGCATGATATGTGAAGATTCTAGTGAGATTATACATTTAATTCAGTTAGCCGTAGATTTAGAAGTAGAATATACATATTTAAGAGACCGTGTTTATGCACATCCAACTATGACAGAGGCTCTTAATGATGTTTTATCTCCTAATATGATAAAGGAAGTATAG
- a CDS encoding redoxin family protein, producing MQNINLFVVFIEGILSFFSPCILPILPIYLSILSNSSVENLKEGKTNFIKSSLFKNTILFTLGISTTFFILGSSVRVLSMFFNENKDLIMFIGGIIIIIMGLFYMGIIKSSILNREKRLNVKFKEMRAITAYLLGFTFSFGWTPCIGPILASVLVMVSSSTNHLNANLLIVVYTIGFILPFIITAMFYSKLFKTIDKIKSNMEIIKKIGGAILIISGILMMINGFESVSKHFNVPQKNKVENNQSVNQEDNKQGNSNGNTQEESGNRDNKKESNNENSDNGSNDEERIKSIDFTLTDQYGKTHKLSDYEGKVVFLNFWATWCPPCKEEMPHIEQLYKDYKKNNEDVVILGVASPNLGREGSREHVINFLKDEGYTFPVALDEDGELAYQYGINAFPTTFIIDKEGYVTQYIPGAMNKETMMSFIENQKNKKY from the coding sequence TTGCAAAATATAAATTTATTTGTGGTATTTATAGAAGGGATATTATCGTTTTTTTCGCCATGTATATTACCAATACTACCTATTTATCTAAGTATACTGTCAAATAGTAGTGTGGAAAATTTAAAAGAAGGAAAAACTAATTTTATAAAAAGTTCTCTATTTAAAAATACTATCTTATTTACTCTAGGAATTTCAACAACCTTTTTTATATTAGGTTCATCAGTAAGAGTATTGAGTATGTTTTTTAATGAGAATAAAGACTTAATAATGTTTATAGGTGGGATTATAATTATTATCATGGGATTGTTTTATATGGGAATAATTAAGTCTTCAATACTAAATAGAGAAAAAAGATTAAATGTAAAGTTTAAAGAAATGAGAGCAATAACAGCATATTTACTTGGTTTTACATTTAGTTTTGGGTGGACACCTTGTATTGGGCCAATATTAGCATCTGTATTAGTAATGGTTTCTAGTTCAACTAATCATTTGAATGCAAATCTTTTAATAGTAGTATATACCATTGGATTTATTTTGCCATTTATAATTACAGCTATGTTCTATAGTAAGTTATTTAAGACTATAGATAAAATAAAATCTAATATGGAAATTATTAAAAAGATAGGTGGAGCTATACTTATAATATCAGGAATATTAATGATGATAAATGGGTTTGAAAGTGTGAGCAAGCATTTTAATGTTCCACAAAAAAATAAAGTTGAAAATAATCAAAGTGTGAATCAAGAAGATAATAAACAAGGAAATTCTAATGGCAATACACAAGAAGAGTCTGGTAACAGAGATAATAAAAAAGAATCTAATAATGAAAATAGTGATAACGGCTCTAATGATGAAGAGAGAATAAAATCTATTGATTTTACTTTAACTGACCAATATGGTAAAACACATAAATTAAGTGATTATGAAGGTAAGGTTGTGTTTTTAAATTTCTGGGCTACATGGTGTCCTCCATGTAAAGAGGAAATGCCTCATATAGAGCAGTTGTACAAGGATTATAAGAAAAATAATGAAGATGTAGTAATTTTAGGTGTAGCATCACCTAATTTAGGTAGAGAAGGTTCAAGAGAACATGTAATTAACTTTTTAAAAGATGAAGGCTATACTTTTCCCGTTGCACTTGATGAAGATGGAGAATTAGCATATCAATATGGAATTAATGCTTTTCCAACTACATTTATAATTGATAAAGAAGGATATGTAACACAGTACATTCCAGGAGCAATGAATAAAGAGACTATGATGTCTTTCATTGAAAATCAAAAAAATAAAAAGTATTAA
- a CDS encoding PTS fructose transporter subunit IIC: protein MLKKIVSELKKHVLTGISYMIPLVIAGAMIMAISRVGGSLYNIPDIWDVKYAESASSIVRLLHDLDGFGGTALGLMFPVIAAFIGFSIADKLAIVPGLVGGMIAKDIGAGFLGALAVGLIAGYTCLFIKNNVKLPKSAASIVPIFIVPVFGTLITVILINYVIGIPFATLNTGLENWLNGLSGTNQILMAAIIGAMMAVDLGGPVNKAALTTSLALLTSGIYAPNTAAMVGIVIPPLGLGLATILAKQKYNKQLREAGKSSLIMGLIGVSEGAIPFAVESPLKVIPSCVIGTAIASAMAVGLGSVNATPISGFYGWFTVENWPMYVLSIAVGTVIVAGLVIILRGNPVIEDDEFEDDEFDEAEWES, encoded by the coding sequence ATGTTAAAAAAGATAGTCTCTGAGTTAAAAAAGCATGTTTTAACAGGAATCTCATATATGATTCCATTAGTAATTGCAGGTGCTATGATAATGGCAATATCTCGTGTAGGGGGTTCTTTATATAATATACCAGATATATGGGACGTTAAATATGCAGAAAGTGCTAGTAGTATTGTTAGATTATTACATGATTTAGATGGTTTTGGAGGCACTGCTTTAGGATTAATGTTTCCTGTAATTGCAGCCTTTATAGGATTTTCTATAGCTGATAAATTAGCTATAGTACCAGGACTTGTTGGAGGTATGATTGCTAAGGATATTGGAGCAGGTTTTTTAGGAGCTTTAGCAGTTGGTTTAATCGCAGGATATACATGTTTATTTATTAAAAATAATGTTAAATTACCAAAGTCAGCAGCTTCAATAGTACCAATATTTATAGTACCAGTATTTGGAACATTAATAACTGTTATATTAATTAATTATGTCATAGGCATTCCTTTTGCAACATTAAATACTGGCTTAGAAAATTGGTTAAATGGATTATCAGGTACAAATCAAATATTGATGGCAGCTATTATTGGAGCAATGATGGCAGTTGACCTAGGTGGGCCAGTTAATAAAGCAGCTTTGACAACATCACTTGCATTATTAACAAGTGGGATTTACGCACCTAATACAGCAGCAATGGTAGGAATTGTTATACCACCACTAGGCTTAGGTCTTGCTACTATATTAGCAAAACAAAAATATAATAAGCAGCTGCGTGAAGCTGGTAAATCATCTCTTATAATGGGGTTGATTGGAGTTAGTGAAGGAGCAATTCCTTTTGCAGTAGAATCTCCATTAAAAGTAATACCATCATGTGTAATTGGTACAGCAATTGCCTCAGCTATGGCAGTTGGATTAGGTTCAGTGAATGCAACTCCAATTAGTGGATTTTATGGATGGTTTACAGTAGAAAACTGGCCAATGTATGTATTATCAATTGCAGTAGGAACAGTAATTGTAGCAGGTTTAGTTATAATATTACGTGGAAATCCAGTTATCGAAGATGATGAATTTGAAGATGATGAATTTGATGAAGCAGAATGGGAATCTTAA
- a CDS encoding helix-turn-helix transcriptional regulator — MYNIDDMIYDCPVEALSSILGKKWVAIIIWELQKDKKRFGELQRAIPECSKKMLTQQLDFLIEQGIIINNKKSINNIVESTYFLSESGVLLLPVMEKMIMWSNNNLNCDK, encoded by the coding sequence ATGTATAATATAGATGATATGATATATGACTGTCCAGTAGAGGCATTATCAAGCATATTAGGTAAAAAATGGGTAGCTATAATAATATGGGAGTTACAAAAAGATAAAAAAAGATTTGGAGAATTACAAAGAGCCATTCCAGAATGTAGTAAGAAAATGTTGACTCAACAATTAGATTTTTTAATTGAGCAAGGAATTATAATCAACAATAAAAAATCAATTAATAATATTGTAGAATCAACATATTTTTTAAGCGAGTCAGGGGTACTATTACTTCCTGTTATGGAAAAGATGATTATGTGGAGCAATAATAATTTAAATTGCGATAAGTAA